One segment of Chthonomonas sp. DNA contains the following:
- the atpH gene encoding ATP synthase F1 subunit delta, giving the protein MDMRVAGRYAKALFLAAQHAGILDGVSDDINGIANAMEAEPKFRKLIENPNVTRAEKMQLLERLFSDRTTALTMGALRLLLEKNRQHEILGVREQFNILKREADRVVLVRITSARPLSNEHKSAVIDKIERATGRQVEATIEMDPALIGGIKVEYDGYVMNGTVSGSLGRLREKLVYDLLKQG; this is encoded by the coding sequence ATGGATATGCGCGTCGCCGGCCGATACGCCAAGGCGCTCTTTCTCGCTGCTCAACATGCGGGAATCCTCGACGGCGTGAGCGATGACATCAATGGCATTGCAAACGCAATGGAAGCGGAGCCGAAGTTTCGCAAGCTGATCGAGAACCCGAACGTCACGCGAGCTGAAAAGATGCAATTGCTGGAGCGGCTCTTCAGCGATCGCACCACCGCGCTGACAATGGGCGCGCTCCGCTTGCTGCTCGAGAAGAATCGACAGCACGAGATCCTCGGCGTTCGCGAACAGTTCAATATCCTCAAGCGTGAAGCCGACCGTGTCGTGCTCGTGAGAATTACGAGTGCGCGCCCGCTGAGCAACGAGCACAAGTCCGCGGTCATCGACAAGATCGAGCGCGCGACCGGACGGCAAGTGGAAGCCACAATTGAAATGGATCCGGCCCTGATCGGCGGGATCAAAGTGGAGTACGACGGGTACGTGATGAACGGTACCGTGTCCGGGTCCCTCGGCCGACTCCGAGAGAAACTCGTTTACGATTTATTGAAGCAGGGCTAA
- a CDS encoding serine hydroxymethyltransferase — translation MTSLNRHRAPLQDIDPAIADLIQREELRQENNLELIASENIASLAVRQTMMSVLTDKYAEGYPGKRYYGGCEVVDEVENLAITRAAALYGSKFVNVQPHSGAQANMAVYFAFMKPGDTLMAMNLAHGGHLTHGSPVNFSGQMYNIVPYGVREGTEVIDYDALRAAAREHRPKIIVSGATAYSRQFDFAAFREIADEVGALHMCDMSHYSGLIAAGEYPNPVPHCDVVTSTTHKSIRGPRGGMILWNNEEYSKPLQMSVFPGIQGGPLMHVIAGKAVAFLEASRPEFRTYQAQIRKNAAALAAAMGDEGFRIVSGGTDSHLMLVDLRPYGVNGKVAQHVLDVASITTNKNSIPYDPEKPFVTSGIRLGTPAVTTRSMVESDMRTIASCIAKALRGWEDEAVLAEVKASVHELTARYPIHNV, via the coding sequence ATTCAACGGGAGGAACTGCGCCAGGAGAACAATCTTGAGCTCATTGCGAGCGAGAACATTGCGAGCCTAGCCGTGCGCCAGACGATGATGTCCGTGCTAACGGACAAGTACGCGGAAGGGTATCCCGGGAAGCGCTACTACGGTGGCTGCGAAGTCGTCGATGAAGTCGAGAACCTGGCCATCACCCGTGCTGCTGCGCTTTACGGATCGAAGTTCGTCAACGTTCAGCCCCACAGCGGAGCTCAGGCGAACATGGCCGTGTACTTCGCTTTCATGAAGCCGGGCGATACGCTGATGGCGATGAACCTGGCCCACGGCGGGCACCTCACCCACGGTTCACCCGTGAACTTCAGCGGTCAGATGTACAACATCGTGCCCTACGGGGTCAGGGAGGGGACCGAGGTCATCGACTATGACGCACTGCGTGCCGCCGCTCGCGAGCACCGACCTAAGATTATCGTGAGCGGCGCGACCGCCTACTCCCGGCAGTTCGACTTTGCCGCATTCCGCGAAATCGCTGACGAGGTGGGAGCGCTCCACATGTGCGACATGTCGCACTATAGCGGGCTCATCGCCGCGGGTGAGTATCCCAACCCGGTCCCGCACTGCGACGTGGTTACTTCAACGACGCACAAGTCGATCCGCGGTCCTCGAGGCGGCATGATCCTGTGGAACAACGAGGAGTACTCCAAGCCTCTGCAGATGAGTGTTTTCCCCGGAATTCAAGGCGGCCCCCTGATGCACGTTATCGCGGGCAAAGCCGTGGCGTTCCTCGAAGCTAGCCGACCGGAGTTCCGTACCTACCAAGCGCAAATCCGCAAGAATGCAGCCGCGCTCGCTGCCGCGATGGGCGACGAGGGGTTCCGGATCGTAAGCGGCGGCACAGACTCGCACCTGATGCTGGTTGATCTGCGACCCTACGGTGTAAATGGCAAGGTCGCTCAGCACGTGCTCGACGTCGCGAGCATCACCACCAATAAGAATTCAATCCCATACGATCCGGAGAAGCCGTTTGTGACCTCGGGCATTCGCTTGGGCACCCCGGCAGTGACAACACGTAGCATGGTCGAGTCGGACATGCGTACGATTGCAAGCTGCATTGCGAAAGCGCTCCGCGGTTGGGAAGATGAAGCCGTTCTGGCCGAAGTGAAGGCGTCCGTGCACGAGTTGACGGCACGGTATCCCATCCACAACGTCTGA
- the atpF gene encoding F0F1 ATP synthase subunit B, whose protein sequence is MTTKPQSSSPNVFVTAIIGIALMVGGMFLYNQHLPYVESLAKMGVPVDFGKTIATIGVLLILFPVVRLFFISPLQDAISGRTHELERTFGEADALRSDMAQMKKEYEGRLAETEASARAQIQEEIRKAQEVRQQLMTDAAEKAEELKKRAITEIETERQRVLSELRLHAVNLTLGATEQILGENVDDERNRRLIEEFIKTAEVPA, encoded by the coding sequence ATGACCACGAAACCTCAATCTAGTTCGCCGAACGTCTTTGTGACGGCCATCATTGGCATTGCGCTGATGGTTGGAGGCATGTTCCTATACAACCAGCACCTGCCGTATGTTGAGTCGCTGGCCAAGATGGGCGTGCCCGTCGACTTTGGTAAGACCATCGCAACGATCGGCGTGCTGCTCATCCTGTTCCCGGTCGTTCGACTGTTCTTCATCAGTCCGCTTCAAGACGCGATTTCGGGCCGCACCCACGAGTTGGAAAGGACCTTCGGGGAAGCCGATGCATTGCGCTCCGACATGGCCCAGATGAAGAAGGAGTACGAGGGTCGGCTTGCCGAAACGGAAGCTAGCGCTCGTGCACAGATTCAGGAAGAGATTCGTAAGGCTCAAGAGGTCCGACAGCAACTCATGACCGACGCCGCCGAGAAGGCCGAAGAACTGAAGAAGCGCGCGATCACCGAGATCGAAACGGAACGACAGAGGGTCCTGTCGGAGCTCCGTCTCCACGCAGTCAACCTGACGCTGGGCGCAACCGAGCAAATCCTCGGCGAGAACGTCGACGACGAGCGCAACCGCCGCCTGATCGAAGAATTTATCAAGACCGCTGAGGTGCCAGCTTAA
- a CDS encoding DinB family protein produces MPNAAILAAVDDSGYQLDQSLAGLSGADLDAKALPSMMSPREHMEHLYEVYHACIVMSQGGSHEWGSYTLPDDVKADIANRWRAKRDEAVAMIKGSDDPKVEEMACGFILQHDGYHVGQLCAHRIALDPGFNPYSIYRH; encoded by the coding sequence ATGCCAAACGCCGCGATCCTCGCCGCCGTCGACGACTCAGGATACCAACTCGATCAGTCCCTTGCCGGGCTTTCAGGAGCCGATCTCGATGCTAAAGCGCTTCCTTCGATGATGTCTCCGCGCGAGCATATGGAGCATCTTTACGAGGTGTATCACGCCTGCATCGTGATGTCCCAGGGTGGCAGCCACGAGTGGGGTTCCTACACGCTGCCGGACGACGTCAAGGCCGATATCGCGAATCGCTGGCGCGCCAAGAGGGACGAGGCCGTCGCAATGATCAAGGGCAGCGACGATCCCAAGGTTGAGGAGATGGCTTGCGGCTTCATCCTCCAGCACGATGGCTACCATGTGGGCCAGCTCTGTGCCCACCGCATCGCGCTGGACCCTGGGTTCAACCCATATTCAATCTACCGGCACTGA
- the tsf gene encoding translation elongation factor Ts, which yields MAVSAADVKRLRDETDAPMMECKAALEEAGGDYEKAKAILREKGKAAAVKRASRTTSAGRIAISQSGNHQAVGAVVLECETDFVATNDRFISLADELAEIFLHNDPGSDPNAIKHGDKTVGEIIEGAVAVIRENIRISKALQMVSTTNSYATYVHHDGTKAAIVELSGTPANGHDVGRKVAIQAVAFPSAEYVNKDSVPAETIDQLVQEQTKRAIEEGKPENVAKNIAQGRVNKEFFQQVVLLEMPFYADAAKTVSQYLTEESKAAGGDIKVVNFLRLQVGAEG from the coding sequence ATGGCAGTATCTGCAGCAGACGTAAAACGACTTCGAGACGAAACCGATGCACCCATGATGGAGTGCAAAGCCGCCCTGGAAGAAGCAGGCGGCGACTACGAAAAGGCTAAGGCGATCTTGCGCGAGAAGGGCAAGGCTGCCGCAGTGAAGCGCGCCAGCCGCACCACGAGCGCAGGCCGAATCGCCATCTCGCAGAGCGGTAACCACCAGGCCGTCGGTGCCGTGGTTCTTGAGTGCGAAACCGACTTTGTGGCCACCAACGATCGATTCATCTCCCTGGCCGATGAACTTGCCGAGATCTTCCTGCACAACGATCCGGGCAGCGATCCCAATGCGATCAAGCACGGCGACAAGACGGTAGGCGAGATCATAGAAGGGGCCGTCGCGGTCATTCGAGAGAACATCCGAATCTCCAAGGCGCTGCAGATGGTCTCGACCACGAACAGTTATGCTACGTACGTTCACCACGACGGCACCAAGGCTGCCATCGTGGAGCTCTCTGGCACCCCCGCCAACGGACACGACGTCGGGCGCAAGGTCGCCATCCAGGCGGTTGCCTTCCCTTCGGCTGAGTACGTGAACAAGGATTCGGTTCCTGCCGAGACCATTGACCAGTTGGTTCAGGAGCAGACCAAGCGCGCGATCGAAGAGGGCAAGCCCGAGAACGTCGCCAAGAACATTGCGCAGGGCCGCGTCAACAAGGAGTTCTTCCAGCAGGTCGTTCTCCTCGAGATGCCATTCTACGCCGATGCGGCCAAGACGGTCTCCCAGTACCTCACCGAAGAGAGCAAAGCGGCAGGCGGCGACATCAAGGTCGTCAACTTCCTCCGATTGCAAGTCGGCGCGGAAGGCTAA
- the dusB gene encoding tRNA dihydrouridine synthase DusB: MSHFQVGDIRIDPPLLLAPMEDVSNIAMRRLTHEIARPGLMFTEFVSAMAVHYGAHKTLKKMRIHPDERPLGIQIFGSQPDIMAETARIAHEMGADLIDINMGCWVPKVCKTGSGAALLKDPEAAVKIVEAVVRAVPVPVTVKVRAGWEHSQFAAPDLARRFQDAGAQMITLHARFAKQGFDGEADWNLIRAMREAVQVPLIGNGDVRTGADAVRMLAETGCDGVMVGRAAIANPWAMRSIRCALTGEPEPPAPVLGERIETALRHARWMIAAEAEVFEFEEIEPTEFAGAELRAIRALRGQLPLYIKGEPGAPALRARITQCNTLAELEDMLSEFAFATAH; the protein is encoded by the coding sequence GTGTCGCACTTTCAAGTTGGTGACATACGAATAGACCCGCCGCTGCTGCTCGCGCCTATGGAGGATGTGAGCAACATCGCCATGCGTCGGCTCACCCACGAGATCGCGCGACCCGGTCTCATGTTCACCGAGTTCGTGAGCGCAATGGCGGTCCATTACGGCGCGCATAAGACGCTCAAGAAGATGCGGATCCACCCGGACGAGCGCCCTCTTGGCATCCAGATCTTCGGATCGCAGCCGGACATCATGGCTGAGACGGCGCGCATCGCCCACGAAATGGGAGCGGACCTCATCGACATCAACATGGGGTGCTGGGTCCCCAAGGTGTGCAAGACCGGCTCGGGTGCCGCCCTGCTCAAGGACCCCGAGGCCGCAGTCAAAATTGTAGAGGCGGTGGTGAGGGCCGTCCCAGTCCCCGTTACCGTCAAGGTCCGCGCTGGATGGGAGCATTCTCAGTTCGCTGCACCCGACCTCGCTCGTCGATTCCAGGACGCCGGTGCGCAAATGATCACCCTCCATGCGCGATTTGCCAAACAAGGGTTCGATGGCGAAGCCGACTGGAACCTGATCCGAGCGATGCGCGAAGCCGTTCAGGTCCCGCTCATTGGCAACGGGGATGTGCGGACGGGCGCAGACGCGGTCCGGATGCTCGCCGAAACTGGTTGCGATGGGGTCATGGTCGGGCGAGCCGCTATCGCGAACCCTTGGGCCATGCGGTCAATCCGTTGCGCCCTGACCGGGGAGCCCGAGCCACCTGCCCCGGTCCTCGGCGAACGAATCGAAACCGCTCTACGTCACGCTCGATGGATGATCGCCGCTGAAGCCGAAGTCTTCGAATTCGAGGAGATCGAACCAACCGAGTTTGCGGGCGCAGAACTGCGGGCGATCCGTGCGCTACGCGGTCAACTCCCCCTTTACATCAAGGGGGAGCCGGGCGCTCCAGCCTTGCGCGCGAGAATTACTCAGTGCAACACGCTGGCCGAGCTCGAAGACATGCTCAGCGAGTTTGCGTTCGCCACTGCGCACTAG
- a CDS encoding F0F1 ATP synthase subunit alpha, which translates to MAIRPEEITSILQQELEKFDRKAATEHVGTVLQVGDGIARIYGLPDCQMGELLEFPAAGVFGLALNLEEDSIGAVIIGDDTKIKEGDPVKETGRIIEIPVGKALLGRVVNSLGQPIDGKGPIAAEDHRRIEVLAPGVVQRQPVKEPLQTGIKAVDSMIPIGRGQRELIIGDRQTGKTSVAVDTIINQASTHQPGGSPVYTIYVAIGQKLSSVARVVETLRETGAMDHSIVVVASASDSNAMQYLAPFAGATIGEYFRDSGMHALAVYDDLTKHAQAYRALSLLLRRPPGREAYPGDVFYLHSRLLERAAKLSDELGGGSLTALPIIETQAGDVSAYIPTNVISITDGQIYLEPDLFFAGVRPAINVGISVSRVGGNAQIKAMKSVAGKLKLEMAQYRDVAAFAQFASDLDRATQLQLLRGQKLTELLKQGLANPYSVIDQVVLIYAGTNGVFDEVASDKIPAFEKHVLSTIHDKYPDVVEELVQTSAMSGGIEEKLKKAYADAHSSFAG; encoded by the coding sequence ATGGCGATTCGACCGGAAGAAATTACATCGATCCTTCAACAAGAGCTTGAGAAGTTCGACCGCAAAGCGGCGACCGAACACGTCGGCACCGTTCTCCAGGTGGGTGACGGCATTGCTCGTATCTACGGGCTGCCCGACTGCCAAATGGGTGAACTTCTTGAGTTCCCCGCGGCAGGCGTATTTGGCCTCGCTCTGAACTTGGAAGAAGATTCCATCGGCGCAGTTATCATCGGCGACGACACCAAGATCAAGGAAGGCGATCCCGTCAAGGAGACTGGCCGTATTATCGAGATTCCAGTTGGCAAGGCGCTTCTTGGCCGTGTCGTGAACTCGCTGGGTCAGCCGATCGACGGCAAGGGCCCAATCGCTGCGGAAGACCATCGCCGAATTGAAGTTCTTGCTCCTGGCGTCGTGCAGCGACAGCCGGTGAAAGAACCGCTCCAGACTGGTATCAAGGCGGTCGACTCGATGATCCCCATCGGTCGTGGCCAGCGTGAGCTGATCATCGGCGACCGACAGACTGGTAAGACAAGCGTCGCTGTCGACACGATCATCAACCAGGCTTCGACCCATCAGCCGGGCGGATCACCGGTTTACACGATCTACGTCGCGATCGGTCAAAAGCTGAGTTCGGTCGCACGCGTCGTCGAGACTCTGCGCGAGACGGGCGCGATGGATCACTCCATCGTCGTTGTCGCTTCAGCATCGGACTCGAACGCCATGCAGTACCTTGCGCCATTCGCCGGTGCGACCATCGGCGAGTACTTCCGCGATTCAGGCATGCACGCTTTGGCAGTCTACGACGACCTTACCAAGCACGCACAGGCTTATCGCGCCTTGTCGCTTCTGCTACGACGCCCGCCTGGACGAGAAGCCTATCCCGGTGACGTTTTCTACCTGCACAGCCGCTTGCTGGAGCGCGCAGCCAAGCTCAGCGACGAGCTCGGAGGCGGTTCGCTCACGGCGTTGCCGATTATCGAGACCCAGGCGGGAGACGTTTCGGCGTACATTCCCACCAACGTTATCTCGATCACCGACGGTCAGATCTATCTTGAACCCGACCTCTTCTTCGCAGGCGTCCGCCCGGCGATCAACGTCGGTATCTCGGTCAGCCGCGTGGGTGGAAACGCCCAGATCAAGGCAATGAAGAGCGTCGCTGGTAAATTGAAGCTCGAAATGGCGCAGTACCGCGACGTGGCCGCCTTCGCTCAGTTCGCGAGCGACTTGGACCGAGCGACCCAATTGCAGCTGCTCCGCGGTCAGAAGCTCACCGAGCTCCTGAAGCAGGGTCTTGCGAATCCATACAGCGTCATCGACCAGGTTGTACTCATCTACGCGGGCACGAACGGCGTCTTTGACGAAGTGGCCTCGGACAAGATCCCTGCTTTCGAAAAGCACGTACTTTCGACGATTCACGACAAGTACCCTGACGTGGTAGAGGAGCTTGTTCAGACCTCGGCCATGAGCGGCGGCATCGAAGAGAAGCTCAAGAAGGCTTACGCCGACGCCCACAGCTCGTTCGCTGGCTAG
- a CDS encoding class I SAM-dependent methyltransferase: MQSEHDSSGWVSSADAWADFVERDVNRVALLDPVMLRLCGDVRGKRTLDVGCGEGRFARMLAAQGAFVTGIDPTVPLIDLAEERGGGPEYAAMPAESLDFADNSFDLVVSYVVLVDINDYRRALQESTRVLAPGGRMVVSNLNGFVTSVVSPWHKDEDGNRLHVAVDQYHDARPDRVAWAGMEIVNWHRPLSDYMQAFLECGLRLDHFEEPRPTPEAMATHPKVAYNDRVPWFHAMVWSKR, translated from the coding sequence ATGCAATCTGAGCACGATTCAAGCGGTTGGGTTTCGTCCGCCGACGCATGGGCCGATTTCGTGGAGCGGGATGTCAACCGCGTCGCACTCTTGGATCCCGTGATGCTCAGGCTCTGCGGGGATGTGCGCGGGAAGCGAACCCTTGACGTCGGTTGTGGTGAAGGGCGTTTTGCTCGCATGCTCGCGGCACAAGGCGCATTCGTCACCGGCATTGATCCGACCGTCCCGCTGATCGACTTGGCCGAGGAGCGGGGTGGTGGCCCCGAGTACGCCGCAATGCCAGCTGAATCGCTCGACTTTGCGGACAACTCATTCGATCTGGTCGTCAGCTATGTTGTCCTGGTGGACATCAATGACTACCGGCGCGCCCTCCAAGAATCGACTCGGGTGCTCGCCCCAGGGGGGCGCATGGTCGTGAGTAACCTGAACGGGTTTGTGACTTCGGTGGTCAGTCCGTGGCACAAGGACGAGGACGGCAATCGCCTGCACGTGGCCGTCGACCAGTACCACGACGCTCGTCCGGACCGGGTGGCTTGGGCAGGCATGGAGATCGTCAATTGGCACCGACCGCTATCCGACTACATGCAGGCATTCCTGGAGTGCGGGCTACGGCTCGATCACTTTGAAGAACCGCGGCCTACCCCCGAAGCCATGGCCACGCACCCCAAAGTTGCCTACAACGATCGGGTTCCTTGGTTCCACGCGATGGTGTGGTCGAAACGGTGA
- the rpsB gene encoding 30S ribosomal protein S2: MAQLSMKELLEAGVHFGHPTRKWNPKMKRYIYGARNGIYIVDLHQTIKLFEDALDYVKKIVEDGGSVLFVGTKKQAQAAVREAAQRSGQYWVSERWLGGMLTNQKTIQGRVARLKELDRMVEDGYLDRLPKKEQLKRMEERDKLNRYLEGIRELNGVPSCMFIVDLNKEQIAVHEARTLGIPIVAIVDTNCNPDDADVVIPGNDDAIRSIRLVTQKFSDVILEARPLSDQLVEGTIAEGEEPIEDSAIPIDEELLRAFGSDDVAATSEV; encoded by the coding sequence ATGGCACAACTAAGCATGAAGGAACTGCTTGAAGCAGGCGTCCACTTCGGACACCCCACACGCAAGTGGAACCCCAAAATGAAGCGCTACATCTACGGCGCGCGCAACGGCATCTACATCGTCGACCTTCACCAAACCATCAAGCTTTTCGAAGATGCGCTTGATTACGTGAAGAAGATCGTCGAAGACGGTGGCAGCGTGCTCTTCGTAGGTACCAAGAAGCAGGCGCAAGCAGCCGTCCGCGAAGCCGCTCAGCGATCCGGTCAGTACTGGGTCAGCGAGCGATGGCTCGGCGGCATGCTCACTAACCAGAAGACCATCCAGGGTCGCGTCGCGCGGCTGAAGGAACTAGATCGGATGGTCGAAGACGGCTACCTCGACCGACTTCCCAAGAAGGAGCAGCTGAAGCGAATGGAAGAGCGCGACAAGCTGAACCGTTACCTGGAAGGGATTCGCGAACTGAACGGCGTCCCGAGCTGCATGTTCATCGTTGACCTCAACAAGGAGCAGATTGCCGTCCACGAGGCGCGCACGCTCGGTATCCCCATCGTCGCGATCGTGGACACGAACTGCAATCCGGACGATGCCGACGTGGTCATCCCTGGCAACGACGATGCGATCCGCTCGATCCGATTGGTGACGCAGAAGTTTAGCGACGTCATCCTGGAAGCTCGCCCGCTGAGCGATCAGCTGGTGGAAGGCACCATCGCCGAAGGCGAAGAGCCGATCGAAGATTCGGCGATCCCCATCGACGAAGAGCTGCTTCGCGCGTTCGGCTCGGACGACGTCGCAGCGACCAGCGAAGTCTAA
- a CDS encoding PEP-CTERM sorting domain-containing protein produces MRKLCTAVAAGLAVFAAVPASGTLFYDSFDTDTSASWTVNKGPNPANNYATFAVNYAPYNIPSAPGSTGGTTSGLMLESNVAGGIFSGLSASPTGLNITGDFIMTADVWLNFIGPGPAGGSGSTQLGGLGFGTAGTTAQWGGGTQDSTYMAVTTDGNSASDYRLYSPGVGGTTSYASGNAVYAAPGGAINESNAYYTAAFPSVSLPGTQNGFGTQTGSTRAGSSGFKWRKWTVTRTGTVLTYWIDSLKIATINHSSYTMGGSNLAISYFDSNSTSSIAGTPRLNFMLVDNIRVVPEPATFVAMGLGVVALLRRKRRS; encoded by the coding sequence ATGAGAAAATTGTGCACTGCGGTCGCCGCGGGTCTTGCTGTTTTTGCAGCGGTTCCGGCCTCGGGGACGCTGTTCTATGATAGTTTTGACACTGACACATCGGCCAGTTGGACGGTGAACAAGGGTCCGAACCCGGCTAACAACTACGCCACTTTCGCGGTGAACTACGCACCGTATAACATTCCGTCTGCGCCTGGTTCGACCGGGGGCACGACTTCGGGGCTCATGCTTGAGTCCAACGTGGCCGGGGGTATCTTCAGCGGATTGAGCGCTTCTCCAACCGGTTTGAACATCACCGGTGACTTCATCATGACCGCCGATGTGTGGCTGAACTTTATCGGCCCAGGACCTGCAGGTGGAAGCGGCTCGACCCAGTTGGGTGGATTGGGCTTCGGCACGGCAGGTACCACGGCGCAGTGGGGAGGTGGTACCCAGGATAGTACGTACATGGCGGTTACCACCGATGGAAACTCGGCTTCGGACTATCGGCTCTATTCGCCAGGCGTAGGTGGGACGACCAGCTATGCGTCGGGCAATGCGGTGTATGCCGCTCCGGGCGGTGCGATCAACGAGTCAAATGCGTATTACACCGCTGCGTTCCCTTCAGTTTCGCTTCCTGGGACTCAGAACGGGTTCGGAACGCAAACAGGGTCGACTCGCGCAGGATCCTCGGGCTTCAAGTGGCGCAAGTGGACGGTCACTCGAACCGGCACGGTCCTCACCTACTGGATTGATAGCCTGAAGATTGCCACAATCAACCATTCGAGCTACACCATGGGCGGCTCAAACCTGGCGATCAGCTATTTCGACTCGAACTCCACGAGCTCGATCGCCGGGACTCCGCGGTTGAACTTCATGCTGGTCGACAACATTCGAGTGGTACCCGAGCCCGCGACGTTCGTCGCGATGGGTCTGGGTGTCGTTGCGCTCCTACGTCGCAAGCGCCGCAGCTAA
- a CDS encoding ATP synthase F0 subunit C, producing the protein MLSLALGIAAAGVAIGLGLIGYSGLQGMSRQPEAIGKLQTAMLIALAFVELVFLLTVFIAPASFGGK; encoded by the coding sequence ATGCTATCACTCGCACTTGGAATCGCAGCTGCCGGCGTCGCAATCGGCCTTGGTCTCATTGGCTATTCGGGCCTGCAGGGTATGTCCCGACAGCCGGAAGCCATCGGTAAGCTCCAGACGGCCATGCTGATCGCACTGGCGTTCGTCGAGCTTGTCTTCCTGCTCACCGTCTTTATTGCTCCGGCTTCGTTCGGGGGCAAGTAA
- a CDS encoding F0F1 ATP synthase subunit A, which yields MADLNLYQSLVASAEGGGHHGPNFLGLMVYILLVVGVMFGLMASAKKGLNSRFFTRPITQKFEQLYLFIENLCIGIIGSHGARYIPMIMTFWLVIFISNLVALFFPTSPTADLSFNLGLALISIAYVQYEGMRANGFVGHWRHFAGPKLGPALIIINIMLFGIELVSEMMKNLSLSLRLYGNIDGGHRAADAMTQLSSDYYIPLGAFLLPIKLLTCVVQALIFSLLTCVYISLVTHHDEGHADDQHGSDELAAAH from the coding sequence ATGGCCGACCTAAACCTCTACCAATCGCTCGTTGCCTCCGCAGAGGGAGGCGGGCACCATGGCCCCAATTTTCTTGGCCTGATGGTGTACATCCTGCTCGTAGTGGGCGTGATGTTCGGACTGATGGCCTCTGCCAAGAAGGGGCTTAACTCTCGGTTCTTCACCCGGCCTATCACTCAGAAGTTTGAGCAACTGTATCTGTTCATTGAGAACCTCTGCATTGGCATCATCGGTTCCCACGGCGCTCGATACATCCCGATGATCATGACCTTTTGGCTGGTCATTTTCATTTCGAATCTGGTAGCGCTGTTTTTCCCAACATCCCCGACGGCCGATCTTAGCTTCAACCTCGGTTTGGCGCTCATCTCCATTGCATACGTCCAGTACGAAGGGATGCGGGCGAACGGCTTCGTCGGCCACTGGCGACACTTCGCGGGTCCGAAGCTTGGACCTGCTCTGATTATCATCAACATCATGCTGTTCGGCATCGAGCTCGTCTCGGAGATGATGAAGAACCTGTCGCTGAGCCTGCGCCTGTACGGAAATATCGACGGCGGCCACCGGGCTGCCGATGCCATGACGCAGTTGAGCTCGGACTACTACATTCCACTTGGAGCGTTCCTGCTTCCTATCAAGCTGCTCACGTGCGTGGTTCAGGCCCTTATCTTTAGCCTGCTCACTTGCGTGTATATCTCGTTGGTCACTCACCACGATGAAGGTCACGCCGACGATCAGCACGGTTCGGATGAGCTCGCAGCCGCCCACTAA
- the atpG gene encoding ATP synthase F1 subunit gamma, producing MATLKQIRQRIRSAKNIRQITRAMKLVAAARLKKAQDRVLEARPYSDKMREFMMSVGGGGSLPKHPLLEKRETKNIAVIVVSAERGLAGSYNTNIIRRAGDFIKEQTVPVKLLAVGKKGNLFFGKRGYDMVGSHTISSSGASYQDAVAVTKMATEMYTSGAVDAVYIVYAKFYSAIRQVPQVVQLLPIEPPSAEEAASGAKKDYKFEPSAAELLGILLPKYVLTLMYQSLLESTASEFGSRMTAMTSATDNAGKMIDALTLRANRERQASITKEILEVVGGAEALNG from the coding sequence ATGGCTACCCTTAAGCAAATTCGACAAAGAATCCGTTCCGCCAAGAACATCCGCCAGATCACTCGCGCGATGAAGCTTGTTGCGGCTGCGCGACTCAAGAAGGCTCAAGATCGAGTGCTGGAAGCGCGACCGTACAGCGACAAGATGCGAGAGTTCATGATGAGCGTGGGTGGTGGCGGCAGCTTGCCTAAGCACCCGTTGCTGGAGAAGCGTGAAACCAAGAACATCGCGGTGATTGTGGTGAGCGCCGAACGCGGCCTGGCGGGATCGTACAACACCAACATCATCCGCCGAGCCGGAGATTTCATCAAGGAGCAGACCGTCCCGGTCAAGCTCCTCGCCGTAGGAAAGAAGGGGAACCTGTTCTTTGGCAAGCGCGGCTACGATATGGTGGGTAGCCACACCATCAGCAGCAGCGGTGCATCTTACCAGGACGCCGTTGCGGTAACCAAGATGGCCACCGAGATGTACACGAGCGGGGCCGTGGATGCGGTCTACATCGTCTACGCAAAGTTCTACTCTGCAATCCGACAAGTGCCTCAGGTGGTGCAGTTGCTCCCGATCGAGCCGCCGAGTGCCGAAGAGGCAGCGAGTGGTGCCAAGAAGGACTACAAGTTCGAACCTTCGGCCGCTGAACTACTCGGAATCCTCTTGCCGAAGTATGTCCTCACGCTGATGTACCAGTCACTGCTGGAATCGACTGCGTCGGAGTTCGGCTCGCGCATGACAGCGATGACCAGCGCGACGGACAATGCCGGAAAGATGATCGACGCTCTCACGCTCAGAGCGAACCGCGAGCGGCAGGCTTCGATCACCAAGGAGATTCTAGAAGTCGTCGGCGGTGCAGAAGCGCTGAACGGCTAG